One part of the Rickettsia akari str. Hartford genome encodes these proteins:
- a CDS encoding DUF2748 family protein: MTSIYHILDRVPAIYKQDIEIEYENLAMQLIKSGKLRIDTDDCCNFARFIEPALNISLMVSKEELTSPNLIHETTKLFQNVYRNAASDQKIKSIFDNLKNQIQKLQPVKKEVTEMLARLFVQSAHPIVIRWLLLNKTEVFLTYSHNIGDMMDMVSWQRVGGNSGMQSTNGKDVAIFVSCGGNPFAENNKEHQTYGNGWPAIARLQIIAAQELGHFADIKRDDKGRQITRHSANFSCTKATDKVRIARKSDIINCHNLLSKLLKAGMKKQLDYETKLKFYNANKVGGLKVYTIKFMIFIYKFRLLNYSRRNNLIFVRKFKTDKYMALMIDAMFKDMQANLSPNAEVYKNKNPEIQEAVACIEALARVPQQVVKWGYLTTKETMHDLYKIYYNEVIPSLITSYNAVTGENYKRYFKKPKSSFFSKINIFSNKKLILKPVREL; encoded by the coding sequence ATGACTAGCATATACCACATTCTTGACCGTGTTCCTGCTATTTATAAGCAGGATATAGAAATAGAGTATGAGAATTTAGCGATGCAGTTAATCAAATCCGGTAAATTACGGATAGATACCGATGATTGCTGCAATTTTGCAAGATTTATCGAACCTGCTCTTAATATAAGCTTGATGGTTAGTAAAGAAGAGCTAACAAGCCCGAATTTAATCCATGAAACTACCAAGCTTTTTCAAAATGTATATAGAAATGCTGCTTCAGATCAGAAAATAAAATCAATTTTTGACAATTTAAAAAATCAAATACAAAAATTGCAGCCGGTTAAGAAAGAAGTAACCGAAATGTTGGCACGTCTTTTTGTTCAGTCGGCTCATCCGATCGTAATAAGATGGCTTCTTCTTAATAAGACGGAAGTATTTCTCACCTATTCGCATAATATCGGCGATATGATGGATATGGTTAGCTGGCAACGAGTGGGCGGTAATAGCGGTATGCAAAGCACTAACGGCAAGGACGTAGCTATTTTTGTTTCATGCGGTGGTAATCCTTTTGCTGAAAACAATAAAGAGCATCAGACTTACGGTAATGGCTGGCCTGCCATTGCTAGGCTTCAGATTATCGCAGCTCAAGAACTTGGGCATTTTGCCGATATAAAAAGAGATGATAAAGGCAGACAAATAACGCGCCATTCGGCTAATTTCTCCTGTACTAAAGCTACCGATAAAGTACGAATTGCTAGAAAAAGTGATATAATAAATTGTCATAATTTGCTGAGTAAGCTCCTTAAAGCAGGTATGAAAAAACAGCTAGATTATGAAACGAAACTTAAATTTTATAATGCAAATAAAGTCGGCGGTTTAAAAGTTTATACTATAAAATTCATGATTTTTATATATAAATTTCGGCTTTTAAATTATAGTCGTAGGAATAATCTAATATTTGTAAGAAAATTTAAAACCGATAAATATATGGCATTAATGATTGATGCTATGTTTAAAGATATGCAAGCTAATTTGTCACCAAACGCTGAAGTGTATAAAAATAAAAACCCTGAAATTCAAGAAGCTGTAGCCTGTATTGAGGCACTCGCTAGAGTACCGCAACAAGTTGTAAAATGGGGATATTTAACTACCAAAGAAACTATGCATGACCTCTATAAAATATATTATAACGAGGTTATACCTTCTTTAATTACTAGCTATAATGCTGTCACCGGTGAAAATTATAAACGTTATTTTAAAAAACCAAAAAGTAGCTTCTTTTCTAAAATCAATATCTTTAGTAACAAAAAGCTAATACTAAAACCGGTTAGGGAATTATGA